In Holophagales bacterium, one DNA window encodes the following:
- a CDS encoding ferredoxin family protein has translation MPHIITEPCIGVKDTACVDVCPVDCIYGKDEDWEMLFIHPEECIDCGLCVDACPVQAIYPQEEVPEKWRHFIARNYEHFTLTAP, from the coding sequence ATGCCCCACATCATCACCGAGCCCTGCATCGGCGTGAAGGACACCGCCTGCGTCGACGTCTGCCCGGTCGACTGCATCTACGGCAAGGACGAAGACTGGGAGATGCTCTTCATCCACCCGGAGGAGTGCATCGACTGCGGGCTCTGTGTCGACGCTTGCCCGGTACAGGCCATCTACCCACAAGAGGAGGTGCCGGAAAAGTGGCGCCACTTCATCGCGCGCAACTACGAACACTTCACCCTCACGGCGCCCTAG